Proteins from one Coffea arabica cultivar ET-39 chromosome 8c, Coffea Arabica ET-39 HiFi, whole genome shotgun sequence genomic window:
- the LOC113722177 gene encoding EG45-like domain containing protein produces MDLLRFNFVLISIFSLAKINLVLGDIGTATSYNPPYTPTKCGGNRNDQFPAGNLFVAVSEGLWDNGAACGRRYRLRCLSGNNKPCRDIGTTIDVRVVDFCPRRPCPSTIVLSSDAFAAISRNPDAKINIEYIQI; encoded by the exons ATGGATCTCCTACGCTTCAATTTTGTCTTAATCAGCATATTCAGTCTGGCTAAAATAAACTTAGTCCTTGGAGACATTGGCACTGCCACTTCTTACAATCCTCCATATACCC CCACCAAGTGCGGGGGAAACAGAAATGATCAGTTTCCAGCAGGAAATCTGTTCGTTGCTGTGAGTGAAGGGCTGTGGGATAACGGGGCTGCATGCGGCAGACGCTACAGATTAAGATGCTTGAGCGGCAACAACAAGCCATGCAGAGATATTGGCACCACCATCGACGTTAGGGTGGTGGATTTCTGCCCAAGACGCCCATGCCCTTCCACCATTGTTTTGTCTAGTGATGCTTTTGCAGCTATCTCCCGCAACCCTGATGCCAAAATCAACATTGAATACATCCA GATATGA
- the LOC113707002 gene encoding adenine nucleotide transporter BT1, chloroplastic/mitochondrial, protein MGGTKMQSLQYKSDGFSSNSQFRFQWSLLPDDNLYPVGGLFASVGQVGNMGFGVSPNSPNPRGENQKDGFKLPCTDLYVKYVSSPEGFKIVGIPEEEGAVKKKKTGLKLKVKVANPSLRRLISGAIAGAVSRTAVAPLETIRTHLMVGSSGHSVTEVFHNIMEHDGWKGLFRGNMVNVIRVAPSKAIELFAYDTVNKNLSPKSGEQPKLPVPASLVAGACAGVSSTLVTYPLELVKTRLTIQRGVYDGLFDAFIKILQEGGPGELYRGLAPSLIGVIPYAATNYCAYDTLRKVYRKVFKQERIGNIETLLIGSAAGAISSSATFPLEVARKQMQVGAVSGKQVYKNVLHAIASILEQEGIQGLYKGLGPSCIKLVPAAGISFMCYEACKRILVEEEDKG, encoded by the exons ATGGGGGGAACAAAAATGCAATCTTTGCAGTATAAGAGTGATGGGTTTTCCTCAAATTCTCAGTTCAGGTTTCAATGGAGTCTCCTCCCAGATGATAATTTATACCCTGTTGGCGGCCTCTTTGCCTCGGTAGGCCAAGTTGGGAATATGGGTTTCGGTGTTTCTCCAAATTCACCAAATCCTCGAGGAGAAAATCAAAAGGATGGTTTCAAGCTGCCTTGCACTGATTTATATGTGAAATATGTGTCATCTCCTGAGGGGTTTAAAATCGTGGGCATTCCGGAGGAGGAAGGGGCGgttaagaagaagaagactggGCTTAAACTTAAAGTTAAGGTCGCAAATCCTTCATTGAGGAGGTTAATAAGCGGAGCAATTGCCGGTGCTGTGTCCAGGACTGCTGTAGCTCCATTGGAGACAATAAGAACTCATTTGATGGTTGGGAGTAGCGGGCATTCTGTTACTGAGGTGTTCCATAATATAATGGAGCATGATGGATGGAAAGGATTGTTTAGGGGCAATATGGTTAATGTGATTCGAGTTGCGCCTAGCAAAGCCATTGAG CTATTTGCTTATGATACTGTCAATAAGAATCTGTCACCCAAATCAGGGGAGCAGCCCAAGCTTCCTGTACCCGCTTCATTAGTTGCAGGAGCCTGTGCTGGAGTCAGTTCAACATTGGtgacctatccacttgagttAGTCAAGACACGATTAACCATCCAG CGAGGAGTTTATGATGGTTTATTTGATGCATTTATCAAAATATTGCAAGAGGGTGGACCTGGAGAACTCTACAGAGGTCTTGCTCCAAGTCTCATTGGAGTGATTCCGTACGCTGCAACCAATTACTGTGCATATGATACATTACGAAAGGTATACAGAAAAGTTTTCAAACAGGAGAGGATCGGGAACATAGAAACCCTGCTAATTGGATCTGCAGCTGGTGCCATATCAAGTAGTGCTACCTTCCCTCTTGAGGTGGCCCGAAAACAGATGCAGGTTGGAGCTGTCAGCGGGAAACAAGTCTACAAGAATGTGCTTCACGCTATTGCTAGCATACTTGAACAGGAAGGAATCCAAGGTTTATATAAAGGGCTCGGACCAAGCTGTATAAAGTTGGTGCCTGCAGCAGGAATTTCTTTCATGTGTTATGAAGCATGCAAGAGAATATTAGTTGAGGAAGAAGACAAGGGGTAA
- the LOC113707354 gene encoding EG45-like domain containing protein, with the protein MAILVVATLLISLFCSEISLVRGDIGTATSYSPPYIPTRCNGNRPDQFPAGNLFVAVSEGLWDNGAACGRRYRLRCLSGNNKPCKNVGTTIDVRVVDFCPRRPCPSTILLSTDAFAAIAHSPHAKINIEYIQV; encoded by the exons atggcTATCCTAGTTGTGGCAACACTCCTCATCAGCTTATTTTGCAGTGAAATAAGCCTAGTCCGGGGAGACATTGGCACTGCAACATCTTATAGTCCACCATATATTC CTACTAGATGCAATGGCAACAGACCTGATCAATTCCCAGCAGGGAACCTATTCGTTGCTGTCAGCGAAGGGCTGTGGGATAACGGGGCTGCATGCGGAAGACGCTACAGGTTGAGATGCCTGAGTGGCAATAACAAGCCATGCAAGAATGTTGGAACCACCATCGACGTTAGGGTGGTGGATTTTTGCCCCAGAAGGCCATGTCCCTCTACTATCCTCTTGTCCACGGATGCTTTCGCAGCCATCGCACATTCTCCTCATGCAAAAATCAACATTGAATACATCCA GGTTTGA
- the LOC113707427 gene encoding uncharacterized protein At2g34160-like, translating into MEGITEGVKKVNLNETTQKRNRIQVSNTKKSLFFYVNLAKRYLQQYNEVELSALGMAIATVVTIAEILKNNGFAVEKKIRTLTVDMRDEPGAQPVPKAKIEVVLGKTDNFDELMAAEAEQRDYVENDDQN; encoded by the exons ATGGAAGGGATAAcggagggagtgaagaaggtgaacttGAATGAAACTACCCAGAAGAGGAACCgtatccaagtctccaataccAAAAAATCCCTCTTCTTCTATGTTAACCTTGCCAAG AGGTACTTGCAGCAATACAATGAAGTGGAACTTTCTGCTCTTGGAATGG CAATTGCCACTGTGGTTACCATTGCTGAAATTTTAAAGAACAATGGATTTGCTGTTGAAAAGA AGATAAGGACCTTGACTGTGGATATGAGGGATGAGCCTGGAGCACAACCAGTCCCTAAAGCAAAG ATCGAGGTTGTGCTGGGCAAGACGGATAACTTTGATGAATTGATGGCTGCTGAAGCAGAGCAAAGAGATTATGTGGAGAATGATGATCAGAACTGA